Below is a window of Perca fluviatilis chromosome 6, GENO_Pfluv_1.0, whole genome shotgun sequence DNA.
cctccctcactcactcactcactcgctGGATTAAGCGACTTTCTAAAAAGAGAGTAGTGACAAATCTAGCGAGTTACTACGACCATCAGGGGGAAAGCGGGAAATCCACACAgatccagtgtttcctctatgttgatttgaccttggcggccccccacggcaacatttctgcccccacggtatcagaaatagggctgcattgttagagtgcatgtcggagaatagcgcggtcactcggcagaaaaaggaaacactgcagaTCTATTATGTTGTAATTTATTCCCATGCTGCTCAGAGTCAGTCAGCATCTCTACCTCTTCTCTTGCGCATGCAGGCGAGAGGGGATGCTCCAAAAATGTGTATGTTAAGAGTTTGCTCCTCACTTTGCTCCTCAATTTTACATTTGTgataaaatgaaacaaagacgaaaaaaaatacatttaacctGTCTTAATGCGATTAAGAGATTGTTACAGACAGTCAGTTCAGGTTAGATTAATTGTCTCACCAATAATGTCTCCTCCTGGCTCCTGCCACTGAATGTAATATGGGTTTTGTCAAAACATGGAAACTGAAGTGGTGTTTACTGGACTTTGCTATATTGATATGCGTTTCTAATGTTTGACACATAATGCAGAAGAGGCCCATATTGGTACagacaaattcaccagaatgcaggaaatgaggACCCCCCCAGACCCCTGCTTAATATGTGCCCCACAAGTGTTGAAACACAACCTATACCGTGGCTACTACTTCAACAGTAAACATGTAGTTAAATTAACATTTCTATGACAGTGTCAAACATTATGAAATCTTcctaaatgtaaaatgtgtggCAGATCTGTTGTATTGTACTGTCCCAGTTTGAGGGAAAACGCAGGGACCAAAAGTCTTGTTCAGGCGCACTTAACACACAAGTTTTACAATCAAAAGTTTACCAGCACTGATGCCCATGCTGTCGGCTCTCTTCCTGCCCACGTTCAGCATCTCCTTGTTGATGTCACAGACCACAGCCCTGGATTCCTGGGACGTGTCCTCGTCCTCTGTGGAGTAGTTGTCGGAAATGTCCTGCGACGACGGCGTCTGCATGGATCGCGCCGTCCGTCGCTTCTGCCGTTCTTGCTGAGAACGAACGTACTCCAGGAAACGGAAGGAAATGTCACCTGCAGGGGAGGATCGTCACCAACAAAACAGAAGTGTGACGCTCACCAGTGGGGGATTTAAAATGTGATGCTTTGCACAGGTGCACACACAAACTGCTTTACCTGTTCCACCTGCCACGTCCAGTAGTCGCGCCCCGGGCTGTGGGTGCATGGCGTGCAGCAGCATGTCCTTCCACAGTCGATGAATCCCCAGACTCATGACATCGTTCATAGTATCATACTTCTGGGCCACATTCTCAAACACCTTATACACTGAAAAAGCAAGAAGAGAGATCATCGGTCTCACTGGAAGCTGTTTAGGCTGTATTTATCATTTGAACAAACTCAGATATTCTATCGCACTCAGGTTTTCATGCACCAATATACTTCAGATGTTTTGGAATGTTTTTTCCCCTTGATGCTTTCACGTTTTGTGGTGAAGTGGTATTTCATTCTAACTGTGTTTTTCTATATTTGAAGTGACAAATAAACTTGAACTTGATGTCAATAAATATAGTGGGATGTGTTCAGTTTACTGCATCCTTTTGTTCTCGGCAATCGGGGTTTGTATCAAACTTTTAACAAGTAATCTAGTTTATTATCTATTTTTAAGTGTATTTATGTAATTGGATAATGGGATGTCTGGTGTCATAACATCTATTTcaatttgtatttgtatagtAAAGCTATGGttaaatacagtatgtgcctATAAGTAAGGAAATTGTTTTATATTCCTACCATGAACCTACCTAAATCATGGCAAGCACCACTTTGATGGAGGAAAGTCCGTGTTTGCATGTTCAGAACTATAACGTTCAGTAAATATtaaccaacacacaaacaagtaaACATCAGAGCCCAGAAAATTCAAGAAAACATTAGTCTGACAATAATATGCTGCATGTAAATTTGGTAAATTATGTATTGCTTACCTCTGAAAACAACACTACAGTTACACTTTGAGATGGtccaataccattttttgcttcccgataccgattgcgatacctgaacttgcgtatcagccgatacagagtaccaatccgataccagtgtgtcatatatttttattatgttttaacaactttatactactatccctgtattggatgtgatattatttctatctttgttatCGGTCTGGCTCAAATGTGATTTTAACCCAttaacatcttgatgtgggtctggcttgtcaggctacaagGAATGACCTTTAAAAAGTTGACGTAGAGGTTTTATTGGCGTGTGACTTCACGGATCAACAGTATGCCGAAATACTCAGCAAAAACTCACGATTCCAAAAACATCTAAAATCCCGTCCCTAACCGTGAATACGTTTACAGGAAGGCAAATTGCTTTTAAATAGCAACATTTTACAATTAGGTTCGTTATGATATAGAACGAATCTGAGAATAGTTTAGCTGTTGCTCACCTCTCTTCGCCTTCTCTGTCTCTGGCACCGTTTCAAACCCAAAATGTGTACTTCTGTCTCCGGCCACATCGCTGAAACAACGACAGGTCGACGGTCCCCAACAGCAACCCGAGCGAGCTGAACCTCCAGCAGCAGTAACGTTATTATATCTGTGAGAAAGACGGATCACACGGCGAAGCAGAAGTCTCATGGATGCAGCCATGTTGCCTGATTATGCAACTATGCGACAGTCTGTCGTCGTCATTCACTGGCGACGGAAACATCTTCATTACAGATTTTGATTTTGACCTATGATTTTCACCAAACACAGTGCAGGTAATAAACATGCTAGGGGCAATCGCAGGTAAGAAGGTTagaaaaatagacaaaaataaatataataaaattaaaaataataataatagtaataacaagcaaataaataataaaaagataaaagggATATTTAATTTCTAATTGTATATTTTCTTACATAGGCCTACTTTACAGCAACATATTATCCCCTACCTTGTGTTGGTTGTTTCAAGTTTTAGGCTATTACTTATCAAATACAGAGAAGCAGTCGTTGTCAAACAAATATGTgtagatataaataaaaacatacacgTTTTTGCTGATGAAATGAGGGTAAACTAAGCATTATAACCTTCATGATTGCAAGATTTATGGGCAGCTGAGGGTAGCATATTGGATGTGTACATTTTCTTGGCCCTTTTTATAGTTAGGCTAGATATGTGGAACTATGATATTATAGGAATCGTATTACATTTATTCATTAAATCATGGCACAAGAGCTGAGTCCGATGATACAACAAAAGGCCCTTTTGAACAATggtaataacttttttttattaaactaatAGATATAgctaactatttttttttttcatgttttattaataACGATGCATGTTAAACTGGGAAGCAGTAGTACGAATCAACCAACTGTACAATTAATGGCCAACCAGCTCTACCATCTAAGCTTCAGTCTATCCAATTTACAATTACATAAAAAGCTACACATCATCATATTTGAAAAGCTGGAGCTGCCgtgaatatttaacatttttgcaCAGTAAATGACTTCAGTGATTACACGATATCTTAATGGTTCTTGATTATTTTTTCAGCACAAATCAAATGTCCTGAAGGCAGAGGTGAAAAGGTAGTGTACATAAACAGCTTTCAGCAGCATAAAGCTACAATAATGAAGGAAAATCTCAAGCATTAAACAGGCCAATGCATGTACTCTAAACCACTGAAGGGCATGACAGCGCCTTAATTACACAAGGGTCATAGACGATATAGCAGAGCAAGGAGGATCAAAACAGACAAGTTGCTGCACAGCCAGTAAACCTCTTTCACACAGTTCTTTTACAAATCCATCAAGTGAGACTTGCTCCTTTTTCCCtaacagtctctctctctctctctctctctctctctctctctcctaatCTACCTGACTTCAGTACCCTGAGTGCAGAAAGTGGCAGGTTTTGTTTTCCATTCTTCTCACTTTCTCATTCTGACAGTAACCAGACACTGCCATGTTTTGTCCCATTGTTGCCTTAATTACTGGTCGAAATGGGTTCAGAGGAATCAGCTTACATCGCTCTCATTTCCTTGGCTATGGGAAGGTTGACCAGAGGGGGGGGTCTGCAGGCCAAGGCTTTTTCACAGGGACCCAGAGGAGTGGTGATACGGCTCTGAGTCTAGCTAAGGATTATTGTTACAGCTGCACAATTGCtattgagaaaaaaacacacattttgagGTCAGTGGGAGGGCCACAATTATTTGATATCTTCCTGTTGTTGTATGGATGACAGAGAATGAATGTAAGGGGCACTACAAAACCTCAGCTAAGAGATCTTTGTCAACAATCAACAGTATTTTAAGTTAAAGCATGCATtcaacatttttagtaacatttaggctTGTTGTGGCTAAAAGAGATTATTGTATTACCCAAGGAAGCAAAAACAGATTACTAGGCTACTACTGGTGCCAAGCATCATTATTGGGGTACTCTTAGGAAATGTGCTCCAACATCATATCACCAGTAGGGGGAGTAAGAGAATCATTTACAATGTTCTGCTTCCAGTTTCGTTTActacaggggtcttcaacgttttttaaaccaaggaccccttaactgaaagagagacggatcagggacaccctactacatatattgtatacaataaagttgcatattaaactgggcctacaaaaACATGTAGGGTGGCCTACAGCCTTTTTACAtacctttttgttttacataaaatactaagctattaaaataataattgttggcatgattttataaatcatcttttaatgttaaacatacacgtggcacagtgaatccttattaactgtatctgtggatggctaccttaagcgttattatggaacccacgtaacttctaggaAAGGccttgacctcgagtggttaaggttaggatagccgattggtcaggggataggacctgaacaaatagGGTtgcgttaccttgcgtaagcatggacgcctggccaattgtagtgtgtgaatgctattgaaggatGGGCCTTTCTTtgaagttgcgtgggttccataataacgcctgccttacctataggccagtaagcagagggaatttatatttgctaataatatgttggactcatgttacatttttaaaaaaactttcaaaaattaacaataatttggaggcccccctgcagtgactctgaggaccccctaggggtcccggacccctgTTAAAGATCTCTGCTTTACTGGAATACGTGTGTTTCTTATAGAAGATGAAACACTTTCCAAATGACCTCTTGGATGCCCTTATGATAAAATATGATAAAGTGCCCTCTATGGTGCCCTTcagatgaaaaaaacaacaaacatgaGTCAATGCCATATAGGCTGCCCTAAGCATAAAAA
It encodes the following:
- the coq5 gene encoding 2-methoxy-6-polyprenyl-1,4-benzoquinol methylase, mitochondrial; the encoded protein is MAASMRLLLRRVIRLSHRYNNVTAAGGSARSGCCWGPSTCRCFSDVAGDRSTHFGFETVPETEKAKRVYKVFENVAQKYDTMNDVMSLGIHRLWKDMLLHAMHPQPGARLLDVAGGTGDISFRFLEYVRSQQERQKRRTARSMQTPSSQDISDNYSTEDEDTSQESRAVVCDINKEMLNVGRKRADSMGISAGLSWVVGNAEELPFDDDQFDIYTIAFGIRNVTHIDQALQEALRVLKPGGRFMCLEFSKVTNPVLARIYDAYSFQMIPVLGEVIAGDWKSYQYLVESIRKFPDQEEFKHMIEDAGFYCVKYNNLTSGVVALHSGFKL